The genomic stretch TATGGGCCTTTTCAAAGATGGTCCTTAAGCTCAAGGTCGTCAATTGACGATCTTTCAGGACCTGCTTCCCGTTGATAAAAACCTGGGTGACATCCGAGCCTTTGGCGGCATAGACCAACTGCGAATACAGGTTGTAGAGCGGGGTCAGGTGGGGTTGTTTCAGATCCAGGATGATCAGGTCGGCTTTCTTTCCTGGTTCCAAAGAGCCGATCACCCGGTCCATCTGCAGGACCTTGGCCCCTTCGATGGTGGCCATGCGCAGGACCGTCCGGGCATCCATGACCGTGGGATCCAGGAGGTGGACTTTGTGCAGTTTGGCGGCGGCACTCATTTCCTGAAAGAGGTCCAAATTATTGTTGCTGGCACAGCCGTCAGTCCCCAGGCCGACCGTGATCCCACGGGACATCATGGGGACCACAGGGGCCACTCCCGAGGCCAGCTTCATATTGCTTTCCGGACAATGGGCCACCTTGACCCCGGCCTTTCCCAGGGCATTCATGTCCTCTTCCGACAGGGCCACGCAATGGACTGCAATCAGGTTGCTGCTCAGCAATCCCAGACCATCGAGAAGACCGACCGGTGAAGTCTGATATTGTTTTTGTATCTGTTCCTTCTCCGGGAAAGTTTCCGACAGATGGATGATCAGGGGAACGCCCTGTTCTGCACTGACGGCCCCGGCCTTTCTTAAAAGATCCGGGGAACAGGTAAAGGGGGTATGGGGTTCGACCGCCACGGAGATCAGGGGATCTTCTTTAAAATCCCGGATCAACTGAAGGGTATAGTCAAATCCTTTTTCTATGGGTCCGTAATTAGGGGAGGGAAAATCATAAAGGACTTCTCCCACCAGGGCCCGCATCCCGGCTTCCCGGGCCGCTCTGGCTACTTCAGCTTCAAAAAGGTACATGTCGCAAAAGGTGGTGGTGCCGGAAAGGATCATTTCGGCACAGGCCAGCAGGGTCCCCCAATAGACCCACTGGGCGTTAATCTTCCGTTCGGCCGGAAAGATATGATGGTGCAGCCAATCTTCCAGGGGCAGATCATCGGCCAGACCGCGAAAGAGGGTCATGGCGGCATGGGTATGGGTATTGATTAAGCCGGGCAGCACGGCCCCTCTTTGAACGTCCAAGACCTCCCGGGCCCGGGCTTCCAGACCCAGGAGGTCTTTTTCCGCCCCCACAGCGACAATCGTATCTCCCCGAATGGCCAGTGCCCCGGGCTGATGGACTTCCATGGCCGGATTCATGGTGACGATATGGGCATTTTTAATCAAGAGATCTACCGGATCATGAGACATTTTTTTAATCGTTTCCTTTCAGGGGAGCCTCGAAAGCACCCCTTCCACCAGGGCCACTAATTTGGGCTCGGCTGTTTGAGCGGTTTGAATAATCGATTCTATGGAAGCCGGCTCCATGCTGTCCGGACGATTGACATTGGAAATCACTGAAAAGCCCAGGATCCGCATCCCGGATTGAACAGCCACGATGACTTCCATGATGGTCGACATGCCGACGGCCTGGGCCCCCATGGAGATCAAAAACCGGGTTTCGGCCGGGGTCTCCAGAGAAGGTCCTTTAAGGCAGACGTAAACCCCGCGGCGCAGAGGGATCTGGTGGAAACGGGCCGACTCTCCGGCCAGGGTCTGGAGTTCCCGGTCATAGACCCGGGACATGTCCGGGAAACGGGGTCCCCAGCTTTCCAGATGGGGGCCGATAAGGGGATTCTCCCCGGTGAAATTGATCTGATCGGTTATCAGCATCACATCGCCGGCCTGAAAATGGGGATCCAGTCCTCCGGCGGCGTTGGAAATGATCAGGACCTTGATCCCCAG from Deltaproteobacteria bacterium encodes the following:
- a CDS encoding amidohydrolase, giving the protein MSHDPVDLLIKNAHIVTMNPAMEVHQPGALAIRGDTIVAVGAEKDLLGLEARAREVLDVQRGAVLPGLINTHTHAAMTLFRGLADDLPLEDWLHHHIFPAERKINAQWVYWGTLLACAEMILSGTTTFCDMYLFEAEVARAAREAGMRALVGEVLYDFPSPNYGPIEKGFDYTLQLIRDFKEDPLISVAVEPHTPFTCSPDLLRKAGAVSAEQGVPLIIHLSETFPEKEQIQKQYQTSPVGLLDGLGLLSSNLIAVHCVALSEEDMNALGKAGVKVAHCPESNMKLASGVAPVVPMMSRGITVGLGTDGCASNNNLDLFQEMSAAAKLHKVHLLDPTVMDARTVLRMATIEGAKVLQMDRVIGSLEPGKKADLIILDLKQPHLTPLYNLYSQLVYAAKGSDVTQVFINGKQVLKDRQLTTLSLRTIFEKAHSFASSLQTGS